Proteins from one Homalodisca vitripennis isolate AUS2020 chromosome 3, UT_GWSS_2.1, whole genome shotgun sequence genomic window:
- the LOC124358230 gene encoding uncharacterized protein LOC124358230: MRITLSNSKVLLIVGIYRPPSGSLAHTRQALEILAEILDLLPTNNNSHVLLIGDKNINDLESTTERSMLNELLASFSMARIQLPPTRITPTSATSIDAVCTDLNLDQVTVRVVATGISDHTGQLCSLQLTISLKKPTIVSRRITNLTNLTQLKNRLALESWDHLLGCSDTNDAYNNFIATVTLILDLTCPPRKSRSGRNKRREIFCSEEVRELKRRFLEANNQYLLSGGHGDRIRANTLKKSYDLKLKELRRTFNSNHISTSYNKSKAIWDVINCERNPNKVPQTEIKSLSVDEVNITDPDDIASCFNQFFVDIAEKTLQSSAVASSHSPPTPTVEEVYNGLVKLNEFTATNEAELVRTIDSIKQNPSVGLDEISSRMVKFCKEELLVPLVHICNLSFQQGCFPSKLKVAKVFLLHKRGKQEDMGNYRPISFVPTFSKIVEKIVITRLFHHLNINGLLTKCQHGFMKGRSTLTGWVELLEDIIDNIENGYSFSGIFVDMSKAFDCIGHELILSKLSFLGINGRALCWFSDYLEDRS, encoded by the coding sequence ATGAGGATCACGTTGAGCAACTCCAAAGTGTTGCTTATAGTGGGGATTTATCGACCTCCTTCAGGTAGTCTAGCCCACACCAGACAAGCTCTTGAGATACTAGCGGAGATCCTGGATCTACTTCCTACAAATAATAATTCGCATGTCTTACTCATTGGGGACAAAAACATTAACGATCTCGAATCAACAACTGAGAGAAGCATGTTAAATGAGCTCCTGGCATCTTTTTCCATGGCAAGAATACAACTTCCACCAACCAGGATCACCCCAACTTCGGCTACCTCCATCGATGCCGTTTGCACTGACTTGAACTTGGACCAAGTAACGGTACGGGTGGTTGCTACTGGAATCTCGGATCATACCGGACAGCTGTGCTCACTGCAGCTAACGATCTCTCTCAAGAAACCCACCATTGTATCCAGAAGAATCACTAATCTCACCAACTTGACCCAGTTAAAAAATCGTTTGGCTCTGGAATCTTGGGATCATTTATTAGGCTGCAGTGACACGAACGATGCATATAACAATTTCATTGCAACAGTTACATTGATCCTTGACCTTACTTGTCCTCCGAGAAAATCTAGGAGTGGGAGAAACAAAAGAAGAGAAATTTTCTGCAGTGAAGAGGTCAGAGAATTGAAGAGAAGGTTCTTGGAAGCCAACAATCAATATCTTCTCAGTGGAGGCCATGGAGATAGAATAAGAGCGAACACCTTAAAAAAGTCATATGACCTAAAACTAAAAGAGCTTCGTCGCACCTTTAACTCCAACCACATCAGCACATCCTATAATAAAAGCAAGGCCATCTGGGATGTGATTAACTGCGAGCGAAACCCTAACAAAGTCCcacaaactgaaataaaatccTTGTCTGTTGACGAAGTGAACATCACGGATCCTGATGATATTGCTTCCTGTTTTAACCAGTTTTTTGTCGATATTGCGGAAAAAACTCTTCAGTCTTCGGCTGTTGCCTCAAGTCACTCACCTCCTACTCCAACTGTCGAGGAAGTCTACAACGGCCTAGTAAAACTGAATGAGTTTACAGCTACAAACGAGGCGGAATTGGTTAGGACGATCGACTCTATAAAGCAAAACCCCTCTGTTGGCTTGGACGAGATCTCTTCCAGAATGGTAAAGTTCTGCAAGGAGGAGCTTCTGGTGCCACTTGTACACATATGCAATCTTTCCTTTCAGCAGGGGTGTTTCCCTTCTAAACTAAAAGTGGCTAAGGTTTTTCTTCTCCATAAACGAGGGAAACAAGAGGACATGGGCAATTATAGGCCAATATCGTTTGTTCCAACTTTCTCAAAGATCGTCGAGAAGATTGTCATAACAAGACTATTTCATCACCTCAATATAAATGGCCTTCTTACCAAATGTCAGCATGGTTTCATGAAGGGTAGGTCGACACTGACAGGTTGGGTGGAACTTCTAGAGGACATCATCGACAATATAGAGAATGGCTACTCTTTCTCCGGGATCTTCGTCGACAtgagtaaggcttttgattgcatAGGCCACGAATTGATTCTATCAAAACTGAGTTTCCTGGGAATAAATGGAAGGGCTCTCTGCTGGTTCTCTGACTATCTGGAAGACAGGTCATAA